The segment CTTTAGTCACCAGATAGCCCACATCTGCTGAACGAGGAACCATCTCAGCCACCACAGAGCCTCCAGTCTGGACCGGGTACAGAACCTGAGGGGCGTTGTCGTTCTGGTCCTGGATCACTATTTTCACAGTCACGTTACTGCTGAGTGGAGGGGAGCCTCCATCCTGTGCTTTGACGCGAATTTGGAACTCCTTTGTTTGCTCATAGTCGAACGAGCGCAAAGCCAGTATTTCCCCGCTCTCTGCATTCACTGAAAAATAAGAGGATGCCGATAAAGTGTTCACTTGGCCGTCGACAAGAAAATAAGAAATGCGCGCATTGTTGCCAGAGTCTTTGTCACTGGCTGAGACAGAGAGGACTGACATTCCTGGTGAGTTATTTTCAACTATGGAAGCAGTGATAAATTGCTGCCTGAACTCTGGTGCATGATCATTTACATCCGATAACCTCAAATATATGGTTTTGTTTGTAGAATAAGACGGAGAACCCTCATCCCTCGCTGTTATTGTTATATTATATTCCGGCACCGATTCACGATCCAAAACATCATCAGATATTAAACTATAAAAATTAGTCGATGATGGTTTGATTTTAAAAGGTAAATCCGGGTTAATATGACACATCACCTGACCGTTTTTACCTGAATCCAAATCTTTGATATTGAGCATTGCTATAACAGTCTGTGGAGCGGAATCCTCAGGTATGGGATTGGAGAGAGAAATTATACTGATAACCGGCGAGTTATCGTTCACATCGATGACGTCAATTAGCACCTTACTTGTGTCTCTCATACCACCTTTGTCTGTAGCTTCAACATCAATTTCAAAACGTTTATCTTTTTCGTAATTTAACTCTCCTTTCACCGCGATCTCCCCACTTTGGGGATTGATATTAAACATAGATGATATGACATCATTATTTTGCGAAAATGAATACGTGACCTCTCCGTTTGCGCCTTTATCGGCATCAGTTGCACTAACTTTAAGAATTGAAGTGCCTCTCTGCGCATTTTCAGGGATTGTTACCATGTACGCAGTCTGCGTAAACACAGGTGCGTTGTCATTGGCGTCCATGACAATAATGCCAATTTTCACTGAGCCTGATTTTGGGGGATCTCCACCGTCATATGCCGTCAAGATTAATTTATGTTCTTCCTGAATTTCTCTGTTTAACAAATTATCCAGCACCATTTCAACATATTTCGTTCCGTCAGGTCGAGATAAAACATTTAATTTAAAATGATCCGTAGGATGAAGCTTATATGTCTGGACAGTATTTAAACCGACGTCTGGATCTTTGGCGCTGTCCAGCGAAAAACGAGCTCCCTTAACAGCCaattcactaatttcaaaattcaTTTCTCTCTTATTAAACACAGGAGCATTATCGTTAATATCAAGTATTTGCACATCAATGGAGTGGAGTTCCATCGGATTATCGAgaatgatttgaaaatgcagagaGCAGGGAGTGACGGAGGCGCAGCGCTCCTCTCTGTCGATCCTCTGGTGGACGATCAGAGTCCCTTTGTTCAAATTTAGACCGATATACTCACTGCTGTCTTCTGTAAAGATCCTAGCTCGGCCAGATTTCAACCGTTTGACATCCAAACCCAGATCCTGGATGATATTCCCAACAACAGAACCTGCCGTCATCTCCTCTGGTACAGAATATCGGACCTGGCCGAGCGTCAATTCTGCAGCAAAAACGCAAAGGAGCAACAAACACGACGGACATGACAAAAACTCGCCCATAATGCAATACTGGTTGTAAAATCCAAATGGA is part of the Thalassophryne amazonica chromosome 11, fThaAma1.1, whole genome shotgun sequence genome and harbors:
- the LOC117519820 gene encoding protocadherin gamma-A11-like isoform X21, encoding MGEFLSCPSCLLLLCVFAAELTLGQVRYSVPEEMTAGSVVGNIIQDLGLDVKRLKSGRARIFTEDSSEYIGLNLNKGTLIVHQRIDREERCASVTPCSLHFQIILDNPMELHSIDVQILDINDNAPVFNKREMNFEISELAVKGARFSLDSAKDPDVGLNTVQTYKLHPTDHFKLNVLSRPDGTKYVEMVLDNLLNREIQEEHKLILTAYDGGDPPKSGSVKIGIIVMDANDNAPVFTQTAYMVTIPENAQRGTSILKVSATDADKGANGEVTYSFSQNNDVISSMFNINPQSGEIAVKGELNYEKDKRFEIDVEATDKGGMRDTSKVLIDVIDVNDNSPVISIISLSNPIPEDSAPQTVIAMLNIKDLDSGKNGQVMCHINPDLPFKIKPSSTNFYSLISDDVLDRESVPEYNITITARDEGSPSYSTNKTIYLRLSDVNDHAPEFRQQFITASIVENNSPGMSVLSVSASDKDSGNNARISYFLVDGQVNTLSASSYFSVNAESGEILALRSFDYEQTKEFQIRVKAQDGGSPPLSSNVTVKIVIQDQNDNAPQVLYPVQTGGSVVAEMVPRSADVGYLVTKVVAVDVDSGQNAWLSYKLQKATDRALFEVGLQNGEIRTIRQVTDKDAVKQRLTVFVEDNGQPSRSATVIVNVAVADSYPEVLSEFTDFTHDKEYNDNLTFYLVLALAVVSFLFITCLVVIISVKIYRWKQERLLYKSSTNLPVIPYYPSLYADVGSAGGTLKHELSYDVYGTTDSRRSDVKCAPPFSQSTLCDTAAGTVPRTKPESQNILIEQKPPNNDWRFTQGQRPGPSGPNMQYATHIRWTPKSVKRATGGPEVAMGTGPWPQPPTEAEQLQALMAAANEVSEATATLGPGTMGLSTRYSPQFTLQHVPDYRQNVYIPGSTATLTSNPQQQATAQQATQQALPPPQAAAQPEPPKAAQTPASKKKSTKKEKK
- the LOC117519820 gene encoding protocadherin gamma-A11-like isoform X31, producing the protein MGEFLSCPSCLLLLCVFAAELTLGQVRYSVPEEMTAGSVVGNIIQDLGLDVKRLKSGRARIFTEDSSEYIGLNLNKGTLIVHQRIDREERCASVTPCSLHFQIILDNPMELHSIDVQILDINDNAPVFNKREMNFEISELAVKGARFSLDSAKDPDVGLNTVQTYKLHPTDHFKLNVLSRPDGTKYVEMVLDNLLNREIQEEHKLILTAYDGGDPPKSGSVKIGIIVMDANDNAPVFTQTAYMVTIPENAQRGTSILKVSATDADKGANGEVTYSFSQNNDVISSMFNINPQSGEIAVKGELNYEKDKRFEIDVEATDKGGMRDTSKVLIDVIDVNDNSPVISIISLSNPIPEDSAPQTVIAMLNIKDLDSGKNGQVMCHINPDLPFKIKPSSTNFYSLISDDVLDRESVPEYNITITARDEGSPSYSTNKTIYLRLSDVNDHAPEFRQQFITASIVENNSPGMSVLSVSASDKDSGNNARISYFLVDGQVNTLSASSYFSVNAESGEILALRSFDYEQTKEFQIRVKAQDGGSPPLSSNVTVKIVIQDQNDNAPQVLYPVQTGGSVVAEMVPRSADVGYLVTKVVAVDVDSGQNAWLSYKLQKATDRALFEVGLQNGEIRTIRQVTDKDAVKQRLTVFVEDNGQPSRSATVIVNVAVADSYPEVLSEFTDFTHDKEYNDNLTFYLVLALAVVSFLFITCLVVIISVKIYRWKQERLLYKSSTNLPVIPYYPSLYADVGSAGGTLKHELSYDVYGTTDSRRSDVKCAPPFSQSTLCDTAAGTVPRTKPESQNILIEQKPPNNDWRFTQGQRPGPSGATGGPEVAMGTGPWPQPPTEAEQLQALMAAANEVSEATATLGPGTMGLSTRYSPQFTLQHVPDYRQNVYIPGSTATLTSNPQQQATAQQATQQALPPPQAAAQPEPPKAAQTPASKKKSTKKEKK